One Malus domestica chromosome 11, GDT2T_hap1 genomic region harbors:
- the LOC103423074 gene encoding uncharacterized protein isoform X1, translated as MGCAGSSQTKGDGEGTLKKIRKPKPWKHPQPLTKSQLLQMREEFWDTAPHYGGRKEIWDALRAASEADLSLAQAIVDSAGVIVQSADLTICYDERGAKYELPKYVLSEPTNLIQES; from the exons ATGGGTTGTGCTGGATCGTCACAGACCAAAGGAGACGGTGAGG GAACTTTAAAGAAGATTAGGAAGCCAAAACCGTGGAAGCATCCTCAGCCGTTAACAAAGTCTCAACTCTTGCAGATGCGTGAAGAGTTTTGGGACACTGCTCCTCACTATGGAGGAAGGAAAG AGATTTGGGATGCACTTCGAGCTGCTTCTGAGGCAGATCTAAGCCTTGCACAAGCGATTGTGGACAGTGCTGGGGTCATTGTTCAAAGTGCTGATTTGACAATTTGCTATGACGAAAGAG GTGCAAAATATGAACTACCCAAGTATGTTTTGAGCGAGCCAACCAACTTAATTCAAGAGAGTTGA
- the LOC103423074 gene encoding uncharacterized protein isoform X2, with translation MGCAGSSQTKGDGTLKKIRKPKPWKHPQPLTKSQLLQMREEFWDTAPHYGGRKEIWDALRAASEADLSLAQAIVDSAGVIVQSADLTICYDERGAKYELPKYVLSEPTNLIQES, from the exons ATGGGTTGTGCTGGATCGTCACAGACCAAAGGAGACG GAACTTTAAAGAAGATTAGGAAGCCAAAACCGTGGAAGCATCCTCAGCCGTTAACAAAGTCTCAACTCTTGCAGATGCGTGAAGAGTTTTGGGACACTGCTCCTCACTATGGAGGAAGGAAAG AGATTTGGGATGCACTTCGAGCTGCTTCTGAGGCAGATCTAAGCCTTGCACAAGCGATTGTGGACAGTGCTGGGGTCATTGTTCAAAGTGCTGATTTGACAATTTGCTATGACGAAAGAG GTGCAAAATATGAACTACCCAAGTATGTTTTGAGCGAGCCAACCAACTTAATTCAAGAGAGTTGA
- the LOC103448781 gene encoding uncharacterized protein isoform X2, whose amino-acid sequence MRNSHLFLTLLTLTVTYSLRFQVHAAPAGPLIKHLSSLLKWTGEISSKTPQSEKNVLQFENGYLVETVVEGNDIGVIPHKIRISEDGELFAVDSVNSNIMRIASPLSQYSRGRLVAGSFQGYAGHVDGKPSDARFNHPKGVTIDDKGNVYVADTLNHAIRKIGDAGVTTIAGGKSNVAGYRDGPSEDAMFSNDFDIVYVQPTCSLLVVDRGNAALRQISLNQEDCDYQYSSISATDILMVVGAVLVGYTTCILQQGYGPSFLLRTPLSKSEMKEHPSNGKSTLLVKSMKEEPGWPSFGQLVSDLSKLGLAALAGIFVHFLPSRFMPGGSQKGLTPLKDSLRMPEDEAEAPVVQRQSAPAPLSETRQAYTPNASEKYSDMKPAKMKSTSFKDPSLSSKHRSSKRQNSAEFYGSGEVSSHSRSKSQKERTRHRQREKSGEVVYGTVGAEPKPVDMKTAGYDNPKFENYNMRSRYGADSSYRF is encoded by the exons ATGAGAAATTCCCATCTCTTCCTCACTCTCCTAACACTCACAGTCACTTACTCCCTCCGATTCCAAGTTCATGCTGCTCCTGCAG GGCCATTGATAAAGCACTTGTCTTCTCTTCTCAAGTGGACTGGGGAAATATCCTCCAAAACACCCCAATCAG AAAAGAATGTTCTTcaatttgagaatgggtacttAGTTGAGACTGTTGTGGAAGGAAATGACATTGGTGTTATTCCTCACAAAATCCGCATCTCAGAGGATGGGGAGCTCTTTGCTGTGGACTCCGTTAATAGCAACATTATGCGCATTGCTTCACCCTTGTCCCAAT ATAGTAGGGGAAGATTGGTTGCTGGGTCATTTCAGGGTTATGCTGGACATGTTGATGGGAAGCCAAGTGATGCTCGTTTCAATCATCCCAAAGGTGTAACCATTGATGATAAGGGGAATGTGTATGTTGCTGATACCTTGAATCACGCCATACGAAAGATTGGAGATGCTG GAGTAACAACCATTGCAGGTGGGAAATCAAATGTTGCAGGCTATAGAGATGGGCCCAGTGAGGATGCCATGTTCTCAAATGATTTCGATATCGTATATGTTCAGCCTACTTGTTCGTTGCTAGTTGTTGATAGAGGAAATGCTGCTCTCCGGCAGATCTCTCTCAATCAGGAGGATTGTGATTATCAGTACAGTTCAATTTCTGCCACAG ATATCCTTATGGTTGTTGGTGCTGTCTTGGTAGGGTATACTACATGCATACTGCAGCAGGGATATGGACCTTCTTTCTTATTGAGAACG CCACTTTCAAAGAGTGAAATGAAAGAACATCCAAGCAATGGGAAATCCACGCTACTTGTGAAAAGCATGAAAGAGGAACCGGGATGGCCATCTTTTGGACAGCTTGTCAGTGATCTATCAAAGCTTGGACTTGCAGCATTGGCTGGCATATTCGTTCACTTCCTTCCGTCGCGTTTTATGCCTGGTGGCTCCCAGAAAGGCCTAACACCATTAAAAGATTCTCTTAGGATGCCTGAAGATGAAGCCGAGGCTCCAGTAGTTCAGAGACAAAGTGCTCCTGCTCCTCTGTCTGAAACTCGACAGGCCTATACCCCCAATGCAAGTGAGAAGTATTCAGATATGAAGCCAGCAAAAATGAAGtcaactagtttcaaagatccctCTTTGTCAAGCAAGCACCGGTCTTCAAAACGACAGAACTCTGCAGAATTCTATGGATCTGGTGAGGTTTCTTCTCATAGCAGGTCTAAGAGCCAGAAAGAAAGAACAAGGCATCGCCAGCGAGAGAAGAGTGGAGAGGTAGTTTATGGCACAGTTGGGGCAGAACCCAAACCAGTGGACATGAAGACAGCGGGTTATGACAATCCGAAGTTTGAAAATTACAATATGAGGAGCAGGTATGGGGCTGATAGTTCATACCGCTTTTGA
- the LOC139189199 gene encoding zinc finger BED domain-containing protein RICESLEEPER 3-like, which yields MDDVEINEAADSDSSGSNSIPTFEYFHYNTREGMAKYITSTGQLSTPAENVRFETFIKGCIQPNSCFILKHFCFISSTFSEHRDHSGFKPVYEIMESKLRNYCEEMLPGICLAAAMDPRMQLHGVELRLNEISQNLTVPLKADAKSVETLLHNLYKVYESEFAKRKTEGEDEEAEFHSNDYTKRLMAEFHAKLRKKEEQKYGPTELHRYLGMNHRGTMSNQEYVNLDVLEWWKSSEGWFPALAVMARDLLTPSVVAIAPEFVFSNAGKQVLDQRRSMQSPKMLDCSFCLKDWEDAELRAQNWTDDMVEYFKDSNQSNVDESVMT from the exons ATGGATGATGTCGAAATCAATGAAGCTGCTGATAGTGATAGTTCTGGAAGCAACTCTATACCAACTTTTGAGTACTTTCACTACAATACCAGAGAAGGTATGGCCAAATACATTACTTCAACAGGCCAACTTTCCACTCCTGCCGAAAATGTCAGATTCGAGACGTTCATCAAAGGCTGTATTCAACCCAA ttcttgtttcattctcaAGCATTTTTGCTTCATTAGTTCTACATTTTCGGAACACAGAGATCATTCCGGGTTTAAACCAGTTTACGAAATAATGGAATCAAAACTCAGAAATTACTGTGAGGAAATGTTGCCTGGTATATGTTTAGCTGCTGCAATGGACCCTCGAATGCAGTTACACGGCGTAGAGCTGAGGTTAAATGAAATTTCCCAGAACTTAACCGTGCCGCTGAAAGCTGATGCGAAATCTGTCGAGACATTGTTGCATAACCTTTACAAGGTTTACGAATCAGAATTTGCAAAGAGAAAAACAGaaggtgaagatgaagaagCCGAATTTCACAGCAATGACTACACGAAGAGATTGATGGCTGAGTTTCATGCAAAACTGAGGAAAAAAGAAGAACAGAAGTATGGGCCAACTGAACTTCATAGATACTTGGGGATGAATCACCGTGGCACCATGAGCAATCAAGAGTATGTCAATCTTGATGTTCTAGAATGGTGGAAATCGAGCGAGGGTTGGTTCCCTGCGCTTGCTGTTATGGCACGCGACCTACTAACACCTTCGGTGGTTGCAATAGCGCCGGAGTTTGTTTTTAGTAATGCAGGTAAGCAGGTCTTGGACCAGAGGAGAAGCATGCAGTCTCCAAAAATGTTGGACTGCAGTTTTTGCTTGAAGGATTGGGAAGACGCTGAACTTCGAGCTCAGAACTGGACCGATGACATGGTGGAGTATTTTAAGGATTCGAATCAAAGCAATGTAGATGAATCAGTGATGACTTAG
- the LOC103448781 gene encoding uncharacterized protein isoform X1 — MRNSHLFLTLLTLTVTYSLRFQVHAAPAGPLIKHLSSLLKWTGEISSKTPQSEKNVLQFENGYLVETVVEGNDIGVIPHKIRISEDGELFAVDSVNSNIMRIASPLSQYSRGRLVAGSFQGYAGHVDGKPSDARFNHPKGVTIDDKGNVYVADTLNHAIRKIGDAGVTTIAGGKSNVAGYRDGPSEDAMFSNDFDIVYVQPTCSLLVVDRGNAALRQISLNQEDCDYQYSSISATDILMVVGAVLVGYTTCILQQGYGPSFLLRTQPLSKSEMKEHPSNGKSTLLVKSMKEEPGWPSFGQLVSDLSKLGLAALAGIFVHFLPSRFMPGGSQKGLTPLKDSLRMPEDEAEAPVVQRQSAPAPLSETRQAYTPNASEKYSDMKPAKMKSTSFKDPSLSSKHRSSKRQNSAEFYGSGEVSSHSRSKSQKERTRHRQREKSGEVVYGTVGAEPKPVDMKTAGYDNPKFENYNMRSRYGADSSYRF, encoded by the exons ATGAGAAATTCCCATCTCTTCCTCACTCTCCTAACACTCACAGTCACTTACTCCCTCCGATTCCAAGTTCATGCTGCTCCTGCAG GGCCATTGATAAAGCACTTGTCTTCTCTTCTCAAGTGGACTGGGGAAATATCCTCCAAAACACCCCAATCAG AAAAGAATGTTCTTcaatttgagaatgggtacttAGTTGAGACTGTTGTGGAAGGAAATGACATTGGTGTTATTCCTCACAAAATCCGCATCTCAGAGGATGGGGAGCTCTTTGCTGTGGACTCCGTTAATAGCAACATTATGCGCATTGCTTCACCCTTGTCCCAAT ATAGTAGGGGAAGATTGGTTGCTGGGTCATTTCAGGGTTATGCTGGACATGTTGATGGGAAGCCAAGTGATGCTCGTTTCAATCATCCCAAAGGTGTAACCATTGATGATAAGGGGAATGTGTATGTTGCTGATACCTTGAATCACGCCATACGAAAGATTGGAGATGCTG GAGTAACAACCATTGCAGGTGGGAAATCAAATGTTGCAGGCTATAGAGATGGGCCCAGTGAGGATGCCATGTTCTCAAATGATTTCGATATCGTATATGTTCAGCCTACTTGTTCGTTGCTAGTTGTTGATAGAGGAAATGCTGCTCTCCGGCAGATCTCTCTCAATCAGGAGGATTGTGATTATCAGTACAGTTCAATTTCTGCCACAG ATATCCTTATGGTTGTTGGTGCTGTCTTGGTAGGGTATACTACATGCATACTGCAGCAGGGATATGGACCTTCTTTCTTATTGAGAACG CAGCCACTTTCAAAGAGTGAAATGAAAGAACATCCAAGCAATGGGAAATCCACGCTACTTGTGAAAAGCATGAAAGAGGAACCGGGATGGCCATCTTTTGGACAGCTTGTCAGTGATCTATCAAAGCTTGGACTTGCAGCATTGGCTGGCATATTCGTTCACTTCCTTCCGTCGCGTTTTATGCCTGGTGGCTCCCAGAAAGGCCTAACACCATTAAAAGATTCTCTTAGGATGCCTGAAGATGAAGCCGAGGCTCCAGTAGTTCAGAGACAAAGTGCTCCTGCTCCTCTGTCTGAAACTCGACAGGCCTATACCCCCAATGCAAGTGAGAAGTATTCAGATATGAAGCCAGCAAAAATGAAGtcaactagtttcaaagatccctCTTTGTCAAGCAAGCACCGGTCTTCAAAACGACAGAACTCTGCAGAATTCTATGGATCTGGTGAGGTTTCTTCTCATAGCAGGTCTAAGAGCCAGAAAGAAAGAACAAGGCATCGCCAGCGAGAGAAGAGTGGAGAGGTAGTTTATGGCACAGTTGGGGCAGAACCCAAACCAGTGGACATGAAGACAGCGGGTTATGACAATCCGAAGTTTGAAAATTACAATATGAGGAGCAGGTATGGGGCTGATAGTTCATACCGCTTTTGA